In the Sulfitobacter pacificus genome, one interval contains:
- the msrP gene encoding protein-methionine-sulfoxide reductase catalytic subunit MsrP, producing MAHRWINTLTHNDITPHRAFLNRRQVMAGLAAGAGLAGIGGAAHAADGLEPNSYEDITQYNNYYEFGTGKTDPARNAHTLTTSPWTVKIDGMVDKPGDYAMASIMEAMTIEERIYRFRCVEAWSMVIPWNGFELADLLGMAGVQSGAKYVAFETANRPDEMPGVRFPALDWPYVEGLRLDEAMHPLTIMATGIYGKPIPNQNGAPMRLVVPWKYGFKSIKSIVRITLTDQEPPTSWNKANAREYGFYSNVNPEVSHPRWSQASERMVGGGLFAKRQPTLMFNGYEEEVAALYEGMDLKANF from the coding sequence ATGGCGCACCGCTGGATCAATACACTTACCCATAACGACATCACCCCGCACCGAGCATTTCTGAACCGGCGGCAAGTGATGGCGGGGCTGGCAGCTGGTGCCGGATTGGCGGGCATTGGCGGGGCGGCGCATGCGGCAGATGGGCTGGAGCCGAACAGCTATGAGGATATCACGCAGTACAATAACTATTACGAGTTCGGCACCGGCAAAACTGATCCGGCCCGCAATGCCCATACGCTGACGACCTCGCCTTGGACGGTCAAGATTGACGGGATGGTGGACAAGCCGGGTGATTATGCCATGGCCAGCATCATGGAGGCGATGACCATCGAGGAACGTATTTATCGTTTCCGCTGTGTCGAGGCGTGGTCAATGGTGATCCCGTGGAACGGTTTCGAACTGGCGGATCTGTTGGGAATGGCCGGTGTGCAGTCGGGGGCAAAATATGTCGCCTTCGAAACCGCCAACCGCCCTGACGAGATGCCGGGTGTGCGTTTCCCCGCGTTGGATTGGCCTTATGTCGAAGGATTGCGACTGGATGAGGCGATGCATCCGCTGACCATCATGGCGACGGGGATTTACGGTAAGCCGATCCCGAACCAGAACGGCGCACCGATGCGTCTGGTGGTGCCGTGGAAATACGGGTTCAAATCCATCAAGTCGATTGTGCGTATCACGCTGACCGATCAGGAGCCGCCGACCAGCTGGAACAAGGCGAACGCGCGCGAATACGGGTTCTACAGTAATGTGAACCCCGAAGTGAGCCATCCGCGTTGGTCGCAGGCGAGTGAACGGATGGTCGGCGGGGGGCTGTTTGCCAAACGTCAGCCGACCCTGATGTTCAACGGGTATGAGGAAGAAGTCGCGGCCCTATATGAAGGCATGGATCTGAAGGCGAATTTTTGA
- the msrQ gene encoding protein-methionine-sulfoxide reductase heme-binding subunit MsrQ: MDRIRDQINATARRVPTWAVYILCLLPAPYFFYLAVTGNLGPDPVKPLEHKYGELALQLLIAGLCITPLRQHLGINLIRFRRALGLMAFAYVTFHLLVWAVLDVQTLGRVVEDIIKRPYITIGMAGFALLLPLALTSNNYAVRKLGVKWRKLHKLTYLAVFLGGVHYIWLVKGIQLEPLIYMAVILGLLALRLRGRKPSRIAA, from the coding sequence ATGGACAGGATCAGGGATCAGATCAACGCAACCGCGCGGCGCGTCCCGACCTGGGCTGTCTATATACTATGTCTTCTGCCCGCACCCTACTTCTTCTATCTGGCGGTGACGGGGAACCTTGGTCCCGATCCGGTCAAGCCGCTGGAGCATAAATATGGCGAGTTGGCCTTGCAGCTGTTGATCGCCGGATTGTGCATCACACCACTGCGCCAGCATCTGGGGATCAACCTGATCAGGTTCCGGCGGGCCCTTGGACTGATGGCTTTTGCGTATGTGACTTTTCATCTGCTGGTCTGGGCGGTGCTGGATGTGCAGACACTGGGCCGCGTCGTCGAGGACATCATCAAACGTCCCTATATCACCATTGGCATGGCGGGGTTTGCCCTATTGCTACCCTTGGCCCTGACTTCGAATAATTACGCGGTGCGCAAACTGGGTGTGAAATGGCGCAAGCTGCACAAGCTGACCTATCTGGCGGTGTTTCTGGGGGGGGTGCATTACATCTGGCTGGTCAAAGGCATCCAGCTGGAACCGCTGATCTATATGGCGGTGATCCTGGGATTGCTGGCGCTGCGGCTGCGGGGACGTAAACCCTCGCGGATCGCTGCCTGA
- a CDS encoding DUF6925 family protein, which yields MLDLENILQQGLCESEAGWNMGSFGAIAEFHHVGEEAPPQPNAPLCQVTARGGVRIERLEGVRPVAYETLSPRAHRWSQAVSLCLPEAEAMMHRRDVLTELGPDTAALREEDRTAVLFDMGLAQPQVDFCIRTADENLMRVLRENAGRSLMEQGNPAMGRILAAHPHRVALTKIGRVEVYQMIGGPDTGGKSPEGPHTHVLPKLLRAGRTHSANTPIPDGWVPCAGFHPESPVFDRMGQDKDFSRAAFDAFQTLLRAWGPEDYLSAKRACWAALEDNREPDSMSEPASRTGRAGLRNGLRQWRRLHGGGALIDRWSVAFDASTIVDEVDEENPGH from the coding sequence ATGCTGGATCTTGAGAATATACTGCAACAGGGGCTGTGCGAGAGCGAGGCCGGTTGGAACATGGGGTCATTCGGTGCAATCGCCGAATTTCATCACGTCGGAGAGGAAGCCCCGCCGCAGCCCAATGCGCCGCTTTGTCAGGTCACGGCGCGCGGCGGTGTGCGGATCGAGCGGTTGGAGGGCGTGCGCCCTGTAGCTTATGAGACCCTGAGCCCGCGGGCGCATCGCTGGTCGCAGGCCGTATCCCTGTGCCTGCCCGAGGCGGAAGCGATGATGCACCGGCGTGACGTCTTGACCGAACTTGGCCCCGACACTGCCGCCCTGCGGGAGGAGGATCGCACAGCGGTTCTGTTTGACATGGGGTTGGCACAGCCGCAGGTCGATTTTTGCATTCGCACGGCGGATGAAAACCTGATGCGTGTATTGCGTGAAAATGCCGGACGATCGCTGATGGAACAGGGCAATCCGGCGATGGGGAGGATCCTTGCAGCGCATCCCCATCGGGTTGCGCTGACAAAGATTGGGCGGGTTGAGGTCTATCAGATGATCGGCGGACCTGACACGGGAGGAAAGTCACCGGAGGGGCCGCATACACATGTCTTGCCCAAGCTGTTGCGGGCGGGCCGGACACATTCGGCAAACACACCTATCCCGGATGGCTGGGTGCCCTGCGCGGGGTTTCATCCAGAAAGCCCGGTGTTTGATCGCATGGGCCAGGACAAGGATTTCAGCCGCGCGGCGTTTGATGCCTTTCAAACCCTGTTACGGGCTTGGGGCCCGGAGGATTATCTGTCGGCAAAACGGGCCTGTTGGGCAGCGCTTGAAGACAATCGCGAACCGGACAGCATGAGTGAACCCGCCAGCCGCACCGGCCGCGCCGGATTGCGCAACGGGTTGCGCCAATGGCGCCGCTTGCATGGGGGTGGTGCGTTGATCGACCGGTGGTCTGTGGCCTTTGATGCAAGCACCATTGTGGATGAGGTTGACGAGGAAAACCCCGGACATTGA